ACGATTGATGAAGCAGGGCATAGGAAGTTTATTTTTCCTAAAAAACCTTCAGGTAAATTCTATGAATACCGAAAATGGGTGAGCTATTTTCTGCTCCTCGTTTTAATTGCCAATCCGTTCTTAAAAATAAATGGGAATCAGTTCATGATGTTCAACGTCTTGGAAAGACGATTCAATATTTTCGGATTCCCATTTTGGCCTCAAGATTTCTATCTCTTCGTGCTCTTTATGATTGTAGGCGTAGTCTTCGTCATCTTCTTTACCGTCATCTTTGGAAGGATATTTTGTGGATGGATTTGTCCGCAAACCATCTTTCTGGAAATGGTGTTTCGAAGAATTGAATACTGGATTGAAGGGGATAGAGGGGCTCAAATTCGCTTAAGCAAACAAGAATGGAATGCGGAGAAAATTAGAAAGAAAGGCCTTAAATGGTTTATCTTTCTCATCATTTCGTTTTTCATTGCCAATGTATTCTTAGCGTATCTAATCAGCAGTGATGAGTTGTTCCAAATGATTGAAGACGGACCAGCGACTCACATAAGCACTTTGATAGCGTTACTGATTTTTACAGGCGTGTTTTACTTCGTGTTTGTTTGGTTCCGAGAGCAAGTTTGTATTATCGCTTGTCCTTACGGCAGATTACAAGGCGTTTTATTAGACAACAAGTCCATTAATGTAGCCTACGATTTTGTTCGTGGAGAAAAAGAAGTCGGTAGAGCCAAATTCAACAAACAAGAAGACCGAGCCGCTTCTGGAAAAGGGGATTGTATCGATTGTAAACAATGTGTGCACGTTTGCCCAACCGGAATCGACATCAGAAACGGAACGCAACTAGAATGTGTGAATTGCACCGCTTGTATTGATGAATGTGACACTATCATGGAAGGTGTCAATTTGCCAAAAGGATTGATTCGCTATGCTTCGGAAGATGAAATTGAAAAGAAAGCGAAGTTCAAGTTCACCACAAGAATGAAAGGATACTCAGCAGTACTGTTGATCTTGATGGGAATTTTAATTGGATTACTGTTCTTACGTTCTGAAGTAGAAACCACCATTCTGAGATTACCAGGACAACTGTTTCAGCACAAAGGAGATAACATTAGTAATATTTATACGTTCAAAATTATTAATAAAACGACTAAAGATTTTAATGACATTCATTTCAAACTGATGAACATCAAAGGAAAACTGAATGTAGTAGGCAAGCAAGATTTAAAAGTGCCGAAACAAAGCATGAGCAAAGGAACTTTGTTTATCGAAATCAATCAGTACTTGTTAGATCATGACAGAACTAAAATTAAAATTGGAGTCTATAACGGAAATAAAAAAATCGAAACCACTTCTACTAGCTTTCTTAGTCCGAGAAGTTTTGATTAACCATAAAAAAATAACGATATGAAAATTAATTGGGGAAAGGGAATCGTAATAGCTTTTGCACTATTCATGAGCTTCATTTTATACTTTGTTTTCAAAGTACAATCCGATTCAAAATATGACAATGATTTAGTGGTTGAGGAATATTACAAACACGATGTTCATTTTGGTGACGAAATGGCTCGTATTCAAAACGCCCATGATTTGGTTGAGAAACCAACATTTGTTAATGATGCCAAAGGAATTACAGTAGTATTTCCAAAAAATAGCCAACCCAAAGGAATAGTGTCCTTTTACCGACCGTCCAACAAAAAATTAGATTTTGAGGTTCCGATTTCACTGTCTAATTCATCTTTGCTCATACCTAAAACAAACTTGGTTGGCGGTCGTTGGGACATTAATATGGAATGGCAAAATGACGGTAAAAAGTACCTCACCAAAGAAGTAGTTTATATTAATTAAAACATCATGCTTTACACGGCTTTACTATTCGGACTTATATCCAGTCTGCACTGCATTGGTATGTGTGGACCCATAGCCATGATGTTGCCGTTAGATCGCAATAACCTAACCAAAAAAACGTTTCAAATTATAGTGTATCATTTAGGTAGAATTACGGCTTACGCTAGTTTGGGATTGGTTTTTGGCTTACTAGGTAAAGGGTTATATCTCGCCGGAATTCAACAGCAAATGTCTATTGTCATAGGAATTATGA
The window above is part of the Flavobacterium sp. N1994 genome. Proteins encoded here:
- the ccoG gene encoding cytochrome c oxidase accessory protein CcoG, giving the protein MSNLPDEAFRDTIGTIDEAGHRKFIFPKKPSGKFYEYRKWVSYFLLLVLIANPFLKINGNQFMMFNVLERRFNIFGFPFWPQDFYLFVLFMIVGVVFVIFFTVIFGRIFCGWICPQTIFLEMVFRRIEYWIEGDRGAQIRLSKQEWNAEKIRKKGLKWFIFLIISFFIANVFLAYLISSDELFQMIEDGPATHISTLIALLIFTGVFYFVFVWFREQVCIIACPYGRLQGVLLDNKSINVAYDFVRGEKEVGRAKFNKQEDRAASGKGDCIDCKQCVHVCPTGIDIRNGTQLECVNCTACIDECDTIMEGVNLPKGLIRYASEDEIEKKAKFKFTTRMKGYSAVLLILMGILIGLLFLRSEVETTILRLPGQLFQHKGDNISNIYTFKIINKTTKDFNDIHFKLMNIKGKLNVVGKQDLKVPKQSMSKGTLFIEINQYLLDHDRTKIKIGVYNGNKKIETTSTSFLSPRSFD
- a CDS encoding FixH family protein; protein product: MKINWGKGIVIAFALFMSFILYFVFKVQSDSKYDNDLVVEEYYKHDVHFGDEMARIQNAHDLVEKPTFVNDAKGITVVFPKNSQPKGIVSFYRPSNKKLDFEVPISLSNSSLLIPKTNLVGGRWDINMEWQNDGKKYLTKEVVYIN